The Pontibacter sp. SGAir0037 DNA segment CAGAAAGCAGTTTCTGCCATCGGTAGAAGAGAGCCTGCGAAAATTAAAATCTGATTACGTAGACTTGCTCCTGGTCCACTGGCCCAACTCCAGCGTGCCGGTAGAGGAGTATATAGAGCAACTGGTAAAGGCACAGGAAAAGGGCTATACGAAATACATTGGTGTCAGCAACCATACTACCGGTCTTCTCGACCAGGTACTGGCTACAGGTGCCGACATCATTACAAACCAGGTAGAGTATCACCCGCTCCTCAACCAGGACAAACTATACCATTATTTGCGTGAAAAAGGCCTTACGCTTACGGCCTACAGCCCAATTGCACAGGGAGAAGTGCTGGAACGTGAAGTACTCCAAAACATAGCCGAAAAGTACAACAAAAACGCCATCCAGATCACACTCCGCTGGCTCATCCAGCAGGTGGGAGTGCTGGCCATTCCGCGTACATCTAAAAAAGAGCGTATAGCTTCCAATTTCAATGTGTTCGATTTTGAACTAACGCCGGAAGAAACTGAGCAGATCAATCAGCTGAAGCAGGAAAACAAACGCCTTATCAACCCATCCTTTGCCCCAGGCTGGGACTGATGTTGAGCTAGAAATCTTTTGGGAGTTGGAAAGTTAAAAAGGGAAGAGGTACGATATCACAAACTCTATCTTCTTTAACTCAAACTAACTCTCCAACTCCCAACCTCTCTAACTCAATAACTTTCTAACGTTTTAAACATTTTAATATCCGAATATTCTATGTCTCAACCACTTTTAAAATCTATATCTCTGCATGGCCTTGAACTGAAGAACCGTGTAGTAATGGCCCCCATGACACGCAGCAGAGCTACGAACCCTGAGAAGGCGCCAACCGATATACATGTCACCTATTATAGGCAACGCGCCGGAGCAGGTCTTATTATTTCTGAGGGTTCACAGATATCGGAGCAGGCTGTTGGCTACACGAATACGCCAGGCATACATACTGCAGCCCAGGTAGAAGCTTGGAAAAAAGTGACGCAGGCCGTGCACGAGGAGGGAGGAAAAATATTTCTGCAACTGTGGCACGTAGGCCGTATGTCGCACCCCGATTTTCACAATGGCAACCTGCCTGTTGCACCGTCTCCTATAAACCCCGAAAGCAAGTCTTTTACGCCGGAAGGTTTTAAAGACACGGTTACTCCACGAGAACTTACCATTGATGAGATTAAAGCCATCGTGCAGGACTTTAAACAAGGTGCTCAAAACGCTATAGCAGCAGGATTCGACGGCGTAGAGATACATGCTTCTAACGGTTACCTGCTGCACCAGTTCTTTGTAACTACAGCCAACAAACGCACTGATGCCTACGGCGGGTCTAAAGAAAACCGCACCCGAATACTTTTCGAAATACTGGATGCCATAAAAGAAGTAGTGCCAGTCGAGAAAGTGGGGGTACGCCTGAACCCAAGCCTGCACAATCTGTTTGGTATTACCTTAGACGAAAATACCATCCCGACTTACGATTATATTATCGGAAAGCTGAATGAGTACCAACTGGCTTACCTGCACCTGACTGAA contains these protein-coding regions:
- a CDS encoding aldo/keto reductase codes for the protein MKKIEIKGATIPALGLGTFQLRDKVAYDMIQTAIGEGIYHIDTAQMYQNEAAIGDALKDAAPDRDKLFITTKVLPDNLARKQFLPSVEESLRKLKSDYVDLLLVHWPNSSVPVEEYIEQLVKAQEKGYTKYIGVSNHTTGLLDQVLATGADIITNQVEYHPLLNQDKLYHYLREKGLTLTAYSPIAQGEVLEREVLQNIAEKYNKNAIQITLRWLIQQVGVLAIPRTSKKERIASNFNVFDFELTPEETEQINQLKQENKRLINPSFAPGWD
- a CDS encoding alkene reductase; translated protein: MSQPLLKSISLHGLELKNRVVMAPMTRSRATNPEKAPTDIHVTYYRQRAGAGLIISEGSQISEQAVGYTNTPGIHTAAQVEAWKKVTQAVHEEGGKIFLQLWHVGRMSHPDFHNGNLPVAPSPINPESKSFTPEGFKDTVTPRELTIDEIKAIVQDFKQGAQNAIAAGFDGVEIHASNGYLLHQFFVTTANKRTDAYGGSKENRTRILFEILDAIKEVVPVEKVGVRLNPSLHNLFGITLDENTIPTYDYIIGKLNEYQLAYLHLTEPGANAKDVPHAEPQIAKRYRPIYKGNLIINGGFTQETGNKVIEEGDADMVAYGVPFIANPDLPKRFELNAELTPADPNTFYVPGIKGYIDYPSLEEVEK